A single window of Phyllostomus discolor isolate MPI-MPIP mPhyDis1 chromosome 13, mPhyDis1.pri.v3, whole genome shotgun sequence DNA harbors:
- the RACK1 gene encoding receptor of activated protein C kinase 1, with protein sequence MTEQMTLRGTLKGHNGWVTQIATTPQFPDMILSASRDKTIIMWKLTRDETNYGIPQRALRGHSHFVSDVVISSDGQFALSGSWDGTLRLWDLTTGTTTRRFVGHTKDVLSVAFSSDNRQIVSGSRDKTIKLWNTLGVCKYTVQDESHSEWVSCVRFSPNSSNPIIVSCGWDKLVKVWNLANCKLKTNHIGHTGYLNTVTVSPDGSLCASGGKDGQAMLWDLNEGKHLYTLDGGDIINALCFSPNRYWLCAATGPSIKIWDLEGKIIVDELKQEVISTSSKAEPPQCTSLAWSADGQTLFAGYTDNLVRVWQVTIGTR encoded by the exons ATGACTGAACAGATGACCCTTCGTGGCACCCTTAAGGGCCACAATGGCTGGGTGACCCAGATTGCTACTACTCCCCAGTTCCCGGACATGATACTGTCCGCCTCTCGAG ACAAGACCATTATCATGTGGAAGCTGACGAGGGATGAGACCAACTATGGCATTCCACAGCGTGCTCTTCGAGGTCACTCACATTTTGTTAGTGACGTGGTCATCTCCTCAGATGGCCAGTTTGCCCTCTCTGGCTCCTGGGATGGAACCCTTCGCCTCTGGGATCTTACAAC GGGCACCACCACACGCCGATTTGTAGGCCATACCAAGGATGTGCTGAGTGTGGCCTTCTCCTCTGACAACCGGCAGATTGTCTCTGGCTCCCGAGATAAAACCATCAAGCTGTGGAATACTCTGGGTGTATGCAAATACACTGTGCAG GATGAGAGCCACTCAGAGTGGGTGTCTTGTGTCCGTTTCTCGCCCAACAGCAGTAATCCCATCATCGTGTCCTGTGGCTGGGACAAGCTGGTCAAG GTATGGAACCTGGCAAACTGCAAGCTGAAGACCAATCACATCGGCCACACTGGGTACCTGAACACTGTGACTGTCTCTCCAGATGGATCCCTCTGTGCTTCTGGAGGCAAG gaTGGGCAGGCCATGCTGTGGGACCTCAACGAAGGCAAGCACCTTTATACACTTGATGGTGGGGACATCATCAATGCCCTGTGCTTCAGCCCTAATCGCTACTGGCTCTGTGCTGCCACTGGCCCTAGCATCAAGATCTGG GACTTGGAGGGCAAAATCATTGTAGATGAATTGAAGCAAGAAGTTATCAGTACCAGCAGCAAGGCAGAACCACCCCAGTGCACCTCTTTGGCCTGGTCGGCTGATGGCCAG ACTCTCTTTGCCGGCTATACAGACAACCTGGTGCGAGTGTGGCAGGTGACCATCGGCACCCGCTAG